A single window of Kwoniella bestiolae CBS 10118 chromosome 4, complete sequence DNA harbors:
- a CDS encoding succinate dehydrogenase, cytochrome b556 subunit gives MSTSLVRQSLFRAVAKPSMLRASAPGLMLAQRRFASTQNMTPAESISYLNAQRQHRPNSPHAQIYQPQITWILSIANRVTGVALSGALYAGALAYLLHPVFPIIDSAHLVSLVADLPTWVKGGLKFLFAVPFTFHTFNGIRHLGWDIGKGLTIKGVYATGYTVMAATAISSIYLAFFV, from the exons ATGTCAACCTCACTTGTACGACAGAGCCTCTTCCGAGCGGTAGCCAAGC CCTCGATGCTTAGGGCTTCCGCTCCTGGCTTGATGCTTGCTCAACGAAG GTTCGCTTCCACCCAGAACATGACCCCAGCGGAGAGTATTTCATACCTCAACGCTCAGCGACAACACCGACCCAACTCTCCTCACGCTCAAATCTACCAACCTCAA ATCACATGGATTCTCTCGATCGCCAACAGAGTGACCGGTGTCGCCCTCTCCGGAGCTCTATACGCTGGTGCCCTCgcatacctcctccaccccgTTTTCCCCATCATCGACTCTGCTCACCTCGTCTCCCTCGTTGCTGATTTACCAACATGGGTTAAGGGTGGTCTCAAGTTCCTCTTTGCTGTGCCATTCACTTTCCACACTTTCAACGGTATTAGACATTTGGGATGGGATATCGgaaagg GTCTCACCATCAAGGGTGTGTATGCTACCGGTTACACTGTCATGGCCGCTACCGCCATCTCAAGTATCTACCTTGCTTTCTTTGTATAA